The genomic DNA TTTACACTCAACGAGGGGATCGACGAACTTCTCAACGTGGCCACTGGCAATAAAAACCTGCTCCGGGGTTATATCTGGCGTTTCGATCTCAAAGAACCCTTCCCTTATGAAGGCCTCCCTGATTTTCCTCTCTATTTTCCTCTTTATTGTAGCTCCCAGAGGACCGTAATCGTAAAATCCCCTTGATCCGCCATAAATCTCAAAACTTCCCCAAGCAAAGCCTCGCCTCCTCATTAGATCTTGAAGGTACTCGTACTTATCGAACTTCTCACCCATGGCCTAAACCCCTAACTGAGGAAGGTTAAGATCTAAAAAGCTTTGTCTATAAGGGTTGGCGATATGATAAAGTTGAAGTTACCACATTCGTACTTTGAGGATCATGGGGATACAATAAGGTTAGTCTGGAGAAGAACCCTCATAGCGGACTATGAAAAGAGGGAGATTAAGAGAGCGATAAAAAGGAAGTTCCGCACACCAGTTGAAATTAACGTTCAGGATGGGTTTCTAGTCATAAGCACGGATAATAATGAGGTAGAAAAGTTCGTTGCATTTTTCATTCAGAACTACCTTGGCGAGAGACTTAAGAACAGGTACACGAGAAGGAGGGTTCTGTACATCCACGAGGGAATGGACATCCCCCTGCTGGGGTATAATGCCTTTGGCCTCATAGATAGGGGGACAAACCTAATTCAGGTGAGAGGTTCAACGGGATGTAACTTGAGTTGCATCTTCTGCTCCGTAGATGAAGGACCGTACTCGAGAACAAGAAAGCTCGACTTCGTAGTTGACATAGATTATTTAATGAAATGGTTCGATTGGGTTGCCCAGCAGAAGGGCAAAGGGCTCGAGGCCCACTTAGATGCCCAGGGAGAGCCTCTACTTTACCCCTACATAGTAGAGCTCGTGCAAGCATTGAGGGATCATCCGCATGTTTCTGTTATTTCCATGCAGAGCAATGGAGTTTTGCTTAATGACAAGCTTGTTGAGGAGCTTGCTGAGGCCGGCCTTGACAGGATTAATCTATCAATCCACTCTCTCGATCCGGAGAAAGCAAAGATGCTGATGGGAATGAAGGATTACGATCTAAACCATGTCCTCGAGATGGCAGAGGCTTTAGTGAACGCTGGAATCGACGTTCTAATTGCTCCGGTAATAATCTTTGGAGTTAATGATAACGAGGCTGAGGCCTTCATAGAGTTCGCGAGGAAAATAGGAGCTGGAAAGAGATGGCCCGCTTTAGGTTTCCAAAATTATATCCCCTACAAGTTCGGAAGGAATCCTGTCATAGCAAAGCCAG from Pyrococcus kukulkanii includes the following:
- a CDS encoding radical SAM protein, whose product is MIKLKLPHSYFEDHGDTIRLVWRRTLIADYEKREIKRAIKRKFRTPVEINVQDGFLVISTDNNEVEKFVAFFIQNYLGERLKNRYTRRRVLYIHEGMDIPLLGYNAFGLIDRGTNLIQVRGSTGCNLSCIFCSVDEGPYSRTRKLDFVVDIDYLMKWFDWVAQQKGKGLEAHLDAQGEPLLYPYIVELVQALRDHPHVSVISMQSNGVLLNDKLVEELAEAGLDRINLSIHSLDPEKAKMLMGMKDYDLNHVLEMAEALVNAGIDVLIAPVIIFGVNDNEAEAFIEFARKIGAGKRWPALGFQNYIPYKFGRNPVIAKPVPFKEFYEWLRKLEEKTGMKPLVLKPHHFDMHPRPFIPLAFKRGEVVKAEVVLPGRMEGEMIAKARNRLIQVINTNAKVGDKIKVRIVRTRHGIYVATKV